TTGTTCGGCTGATTTTTGGATTGCTGGCCAAGCATCAGCTTTACTCTCAAAGTGGAGTAAGCCAAGCTTAACATTCCCATATATTACCTTTTCTTTTCGGCTATGGAAAAGGCTTATTAAGTGTACGCTCTTTTCAGAATTCGTTTACAATTCTTTATTTTTTCGGGCTTGACATATTACCAGATTGCTATACTGAAGTTTCTTGTAATAATAAACGAAGGGCCATGTTGGCTTGGTGGCCGGCGCAGACCATAACGCGCGGCGCCATAAGTCCCTGCCCCGGCTGTGCGGCGGTGCTGCCGTCGCCGCACAGATAAAAGTGGTCGGTAATTTTGCGGGTAATAATGGCATTGCTGCTGCCGTAGCCGGCCATGCCGGAGGCGGCGACAATAAATTTGTCGGGAAATGCGGCAGTCACTGTATTCACGAGCATCGCTTTGGCCGCCGGGGTGTCAAAGGCTTCACAGATAATGGAATCTTCGGCGAGCAGCTCGGGAATATTTTTTTCCGTAAGGCGAAGGGTTTCGGCTGTTACGCTCACAAAGGGATTAGTTTCATAAATTTCTTCGGCCAGGGCACGGGCTTTTGGCAGGCCCAGGTGTTTAATCTTGTAGGCTTGGCGGTTTAGATTGCTTGGTTCTACTACGTCAAAGTCCAGGAGATGAAGATGGCCGATACCGGTACGGGCCAGCATGATGGCAATGTTGGAACCTAATCCGCCGAGACCGGCAATGGCGATGCGGCCCTCCTTTACTTTTTTATGTACCTGCGGCGTATGGCGGGAACAGAGCATTTGCTCAAAGGCGTCTTGGCCGGGAAGCGTCCCTTTTTTAAAACAAAAAATTTCGTCCCCTTCATGCAGAGGAAAGTCCTCTGTCGCAGCATAGCCGTTGAGTATGAGAACGCTTGTGGCCGGGTCTGCCTTGAGCTCTGATTGCAAGGAGCTTAGAGAAAGGGCAGAGGTGATAAAGGGTTCTCCGTTTAAGAGAAGCCTCATATCAGCCGCCTCCCACAAAGTTGACAATTTCCACGGTGTCGCCATCGGCCAGCAGGGTGGTTTCATACTTTGTTTTGGGAATGATGGCGCCGTTGTATTCCAGGGCAACGAGGTTGAACTGATAGCCTTCTTGCCGCAGGTAATCGGCAAGGGATAGACCCCCGGCGGGAAGAGAGAACGCTTTTCCGTTGATTTGCAGCATTTGAGCCACTCCTTTCCATAAAAAAAGGTCACACGAAGAGCTACACCGACGGTGGTGTACCCCTTCGTGTGACCTTTGTCGCACTCTATTTACAGAATAGCAAATAAAGGAGAAATCGTCAAGGGAGGCCGCGGGAAAAGATTTAGTTCCACCCCCAGCCAATATCGGCTGCAATCTATACCAGAGTCAGGCTGCAGCATCATCCTTTATATTAAATACGACGAAGCCCATCTCTTAGTTTAATCACCAGGGATGGGCTTCGTTTATTATTGAGCGGCATGAACAATGGACGACAAGTTGCTGTTACCTTTCTTTTCCGACTTCTTCTTTGCCTCTTTTCTCATCTTTTCTTTGTTCTTTGGATTTTTATCTCCCATAACCAAGACCTCCTTTTTGTATAAAACGTCTGCTATGATTAAGGGATTTATTAATGGCTGTATCCTAACAACCTGTTTTTATTATATCACTTTTAGCAATGTTTTCAAAAAAACCATAGTATAGTAATGATAAAATGTTTACAGCGAAAGTGAAATAAAGGCTTCGACGAGGTAGGGATCAAATTGAATGTCGGCATAGTGTTCTAATTCGGCAAGGGCCTGTTCCCGCGTCAGGGCTTTGCGATAGGGGCGATCGCTGGTCATAGCGTCATAGGCGTCGGCAATGGCTATAATGCGGCATTCCAAAGGAATGTCTTCACCGGTTAAACCAAGTGGATAACCGCTTCCGTTCCACCATTCATGATGTTTGAGGATGCCCTGGGCAATGGGGGATAGGTCGTGTGAAGTATGGGCAATCCGGTAACCAATTTCACTATGCCGCTTCATTTCAGCAAACTCTTCGCTGGTTAGGGATTCCGGTTTAAATAGAATGGCATCGGAGATACCAATTTTACCAATATCATGGAATTGAGCCAGCAGCCGTATATCCGATATTTTCTGTTCTGGCAGGCCGATGTGGTCAGCCAGTTTGGCGGCTAAATCCTGCAGGCGCTCCCCGTGTCCTTCGGTTAAAAAATCTCTGGCGGCCAGTGCGCTTTTTAATGTTTCAACAATGGCGCTGCGCGTACTTTGCCGGCGCTGCAGTTTTTCCCGGTACATATAATCATCGGCTTCTTTAAACAGGTCGGTAAGGCTGTCAGTGGGGTCTTTGCTGAATGCCAAACCGATAGAGATACTTAAAGGGAGAAAAGTCAGGTGTTTATCATTGTATCGGGGAATAGCATTTTTGACACGGAGACAGCCCCGTTCGGCAATTTGTCGGGTCGTGTTGGGCAATAAAACGGCGAATTCATCGCCGCCGATGCGGGCAATCACATCACTTTGACGAAAACATTGACGGATAATATCGGCAGCCGCTTTCAACATCTCGTCGCCGATCATGTGTCCAAGGGTATCATTAACAAGTTTAAGTCCGTCAATGTCAAATACAATGACACCAATCGGGAAAAAGCGGGAAGTACTAATGCGATGGGATTCTTCTTCAAAGTAGGCCCGGTTATATAATCCGGTTAGGCGATCATGAAAACTCAAGTATTGCGTGGTATTATATAATTGTGCATTATTAAGGGCAATAGAAGCCAGTTTGGCAAAACCATTTAAAAATTCTGTCTCATCTTTATTGAAGCAATGGCTGTTTTCGGAATAAGCAAGACCAATAACACCAACGACTTCCGAGTTGGAAATCAAGGGGATACCCAGTATTGACTGGATTTCATCAAATTCCGTATCCGCTAAACAACCAGGCCAGTTATGATAGTCATTTACAGTGATGAGTTGACCGGATAACCATACCGTGCCGGCCAACCCTTCAGCTGCCTGGATTTTTTTACCGACTCTATCGGCATAAAGGCCGGTTCCGGCTTTTGTTGTCATTGTCTTGTGAGCGGAATCAACCAGCGCGATAAACCCGTGGGGAGTATCGGCTAAGACGGCCGCGCGAGTAATAATAGCCTCCAACAGGTCGGTTAATTCAAAGCGATTCATTAAGGATAAGGCTGTCTCGTGCAGCGAGGACAGATAACTGTTTTGCCGGCGTATTTTTTTTTCGGCCTGCTTCAGGGCTTCCTGGGAAGCTTTTTGTTGCAGCAAATCAGCCTGGGCGGCAGAATAAAGACGGGCATTGTCCAGAGCAATTGATGCCAATGCTGCGAAGCGGCTTAACAGGGAAATTTCATCTTCACCAAAGGAACGGCTGGTTTCAATATAATCCAGACCAATTACGCCAACTACCTGGGAACCGGATTTCAAGGGAACGCCGATGGCAGAGTGAACCACGTTCAGCATGGAATCAGGTAAACGATGTTCCCATAGCTGATAATCAGCAATTGCTAAGGGAACTCCTTCCTGCCATACTTTGCCGCACAATCCCCAGCCGAGCTGCTGCCGCCGTCCGGCCTTACAGGCGTAAATTCCTACACCAACTTTTATTTCGATTGATTGCTGATCCGGCTCTACCAGATAAATATACCCATGGGGCGTATGGAGCAATTCTCCGGCTCGCTTGACGATGGCGGTTAATAAGTCAGCTAAATTCAGCCGATTCATCAAGCCGAGGGTGGTTTCATGCAATGATGCTAAATACTCGTTTTGACGCTGGATTTTTTCTTTATTTTGTCGTAAAAGTTCTTGAACCCGGATCGTTTTTTCATACCGCTGCTGCCAACTTAGCCCCGAGTCCGACGATTCTATCGTGCCAGCCTGCGAAGGCTTGGCACGGGCTAACTGGGTAAGCAGCCAGTATAATAGAACCGTTGTGATTAAAATATAGATCCAGCCGCTTGGTGTTTTAAACAGCATATCGTTAACCAGATAAAGCAGAAAGCTGTTGACACAAACAAATAAAATGGCAATTCGAAGCGGAGTAAAGATTGCCATAGTAACCCCCATTAATAAATTGAATTTTTCTAAGTTTTTAACGTTGGAAGGGAATCACAGTAAATAACATAATTTTAGTATACCATATAATTCCACAAATGGTACAGAGCCGTTCGGAGTACCCTACTGGTCGATTGTAGGTAAAAATGTTATAATGTTGAACGTTGAATGATGTTGAGTGATATTAAAGGAGTTCTAATTATAAATGAAAAATGTTTACGACCAAGTGCAGGCTTTTTATGAGCAGCATGACGCGGAAGGCCTTGTAATTTTCCAGGAGTGGGTGGAAGGCTTTTTACGGCAAAAAGCCTGGCAGGGTATCAAGGACAAAGAATTGCAGGATTTGTGGCACTCTTTGGCGATGTTTATTGCCTATTTGATTCATTCTGATCATGAAGATTTAGACGATATGGATGCGCAGGAGTATAGCCTAGCCATTGAGTGGCTGTCGGATCAGATGGATGATTTTCAGCTCTCATTGGGAACGGTTCGACAATTTTTTTGCGTACTTTCTGACTTTTATCAGTATTTAATCAGCCGGAAGATCCTTGTCGGTATGGAAGAGTTGAAAAATGCGGCAAGAATCATTGCCGGCGGCAATAAAATAGTTTTGATACGACCCGAATTCAGCGGCGATGAACTTGGAATGTTTGACACGGATCTGGCAACTGTCTTTTCAAAATACCCGACAGATGCAACGGATGCGTTAAGTAAACAGATCAGTGAGACCGTTGAACGACTAATGGCTAAATTGGGGAACTGTTTTCAACAGGAAAATTTTAACGAGGATTTTGATCGCGCCTTGTATTTATATACCGGCCCTTTTGATAGTGTGCCGGCAGATGAACAGGATGAATTTTGGCTGGGCTTTTGGGATTATTTCTTATTTGATTATCATCTGCTGCAGAGCGATAGAACGCCTTTGGCATATTTTGATATCGCTCATCGGGACAGCTTGAATGTGGATGAACGGGAAATTCTTCATAATTTATTGTATGCTGAATTTACCGTGTTTTATATTAGCCGGGTGTTGAATCAGGACTGGGTAGAATGTGTCAATTTGTTTACCGGCAAGACCTTTCAACTTCCTTGCCCGGATTTTGATTATAAAACATTAAAACGGCTCTTGTTTTTTGGCCATATTTTTTCCCAAGGGATGGTTATGATTAATTATGTAACCAGTATTGAGGTAAGTGCCAATCTTAGACGGCGGATTAAAGATGAGGTGGTAAGGCAGACCGCTATTTTTGCGATTCAGAATCCGGGGGCCGGTTTGTCTGATTTCTTTGTTCGTCATGCCCAGGTTGTGAGACACACGATTGATGTGTTGGTGACATTAGCTAAGGTCAATGTTATTTCTGCCGATCAGTTAGAACAAGAACTGCCCCAAGTAGAGGAAAAGCATGCAGTTCATCAAGGGGTTCATGATTTTATTGCCAGTATCGCTTTCCAGTATGGCTTTTCCTTGTTTGACATCGGATTGATTCAGAAAATGTGGTATGATTTTTGTCAGCTTACTAAGGTGACGGTACGTAAACCGGCGGTTTGGGCGGCAGCACTGCTGTATGCTTATTCTCAGGTTAACGGCAGCCGGAATATTGTGGTGGAAAATCTTGCCCGGGATCTAGGGGTTGCCGCATCCAGCGTACACACCAATCGCTCTAAGCTGTTTACTGTTTTAAGACTCAAAAAATTCGATCCACGCTATCTGAACGAAGAAGGGTTTATCTTTCTCATCTTCATGCCATAACGAAAAATATAAATTTGGGAGAGATGATTATGCGTTGTCCATGCGGCGCTGAAGTAGAGCCCGGCAAGGAGAAATGTGCTCAGTGCCAGGCGCTGGAAGCTAAGGTTCAGGTATTAACGCCGGAAGAAAAGCAACAGTTTCAGGGAGTGACGATTGAGCAGGAGGGGGAAAGCATTGGTAAGAATCCGGGGAGTTCTGGCTTTAATTCCGGTTCGCGGATTTATGTAAAACAGGTTTCCTTCGGCTCAGGTACCGGGCTGATGGTAAAATTACTGGTTGGAGCGGTGATTGCCGCGCTCGTTGTATTTATTGCCATGCCGGTGGCGCTGCTGCTGCTTGCCGTTGGCTTTATATGGTTGATCTTACGTTGAGTTTAACCTTTGTTCGCAGTAAAAAAGGCAACCTAATTGCTAGGCTGCCTTTTTACTGTATTGATTTCTGTTGGTGCATTGCTATGACTTAATAACTGTTGTTTTAATTGGTAGTAGCGGGCGGTGAAATAGACGCCGTTTTGGGATTCCCGGTGGTCAAAGCCATACGCTCGCCTGCTGATGGCCAAAACCGGCGGAGCTTGAATTCTTTTTGCAATTCCAATTCCTGAGTATTGTTTCCACCATTTTTCCAAATCAGCAATAAAGCTATCCAGGGTAGGAAACAGTTTGCGTACGATCCCCGGTTCACAGCCGATTTTTTCTTCCAGGACACCTTGCTGATACCAGTATAGAATATCCTCGGGTGTTGCCTTGTTCCAATATTCTATAAAGGAACGGAACAGATAATCATGATAAGGGTAAACCAAAGGATCACCTTTGCCTTCGTCGACAGCCTGCGCCAGGGAGAGTTCGGCGCTGGGTATGATATCGATGGTTTCCTGAGGGATGACGGACCGTTTATATACCTGCGCATTAATATAACGGGCGATATCATATACCTGATACTTCCAGAGATCGGCCAGAGCGGCCAGAAAGCCGGCTTGATCACCGTACAGAGTGGAATAGCCGACAGTCAGTTCAGATTTATTGGCATTACAGGTAAAACCGCCGCCAAAGGCAGCGGCAATTCCCGCCAGGACTCTGGCGGAGCGATCACGGGCCTGGATGTTTTCCGTAATGAATGAAGAAACCTGTAAGAATTCGTTTTTACCGGAGCTTAAGTTATTTACCGTTGCTTCGCTGATTTGTTTAACGGTATAATTCACGACATCCTGGATGGGCATAACAGTATATAAGCAGCCAAGATTATGAGCGAGTTTTGCCGCCAGATCCTTGGTTGTCTGAGAATTAAATACGCTGGGCATATTGACAAGCAGTACATTTTGAGGTCCTAAGACATTGACATAAAGCGCAGCGCTTACAGCCGAATCAATACCGCCGGAAACTCCGATTACGACTTTGTTCATATTGATTGTTTGTAAAAATTTTTCGATTCCATAACGAATAGCCCGGTAAATGCTGCCGATATCGCGGTCGTCAGGAATATCCAATAAAGGCTGCTGTTTTCTGTTTTCCTTTTTCAGGTCTAAATCAATATACTTCAAGGCGGGCTGAAAGGATGGACAATAGTCGATGATTTCACCCTTCCCATTATAAATGGTGCTATAGCCGTCAAAAGTATAAATGGTTTTTCCGTTATTTTGCAGTCCCACATTGTTAACATAGATCAGCGGGACTTCGGATTCCCTAGCCTGTCGGGAAAAAATCCGGTTTCGTTTATTGTTTTTTCCCAGAGTAAAGGGTGAACATGAAATATTAATAAAAAAATTAACCGGTCCGTTGGCTTGAATGGCATGAATCGGTTTGCTGCTGTAATCATCGCTCCAGCCATCTTCACACAATATGCAGCCGAGGGCAAGAGAATGACCGGCGACTTGCAGCCGGACCGGCTGCAACAGTGATTCTACCGATTCTCCCCGTTCGATAGCCAGTTCCCGCAGGCTGAAAAAATGGCGGGTATCATCAAATTCACGGTAGTTGGGCTGAAGCGTTTTGATTCGGAAGGGATAAGGAAAATTATCCGCCCCGTGGAGACATCCCTGATGTGCA
This genomic interval from Veillonellales bacterium contains the following:
- the thiF gene encoding sulfur carrier protein ThiS adenylyltransferase ThiF, coding for MRLLLNGEPFITSALSLSSLQSELKADPATSVLILNGYAATEDFPLHEGDEIFCFKKGTLPGQDAFEQMLCSRHTPQVHKKVKEGRIAIAGLGGLGSNIAIMLARTGIGHLHLLDFDVVEPSNLNRQAYKIKHLGLPKARALAEEIYETNPFVSVTAETLRLTEKNIPELLAEDSIICEAFDTPAAKAMLVNTVTAAFPDKFIVAASGMAGYGSSNAIITRKITDHFYLCGDGSTAAQPGQGLMAPRVMVCAGHQANMALRLLLQETSV
- the nadE gene encoding NAD(+) synthase, whose product is MALGQMEVIPGRPDANSRTMLSMIERARRQQAQMIIFPEMAIPGYLLGDTWEQPGFLKDCEEYGRVIIAASKDIAILFGNIAIDWKKTNNDGRVRKYNGFFTAHQGCLHGADNFPYPFRIKTLQPNYREFDDTRHFFSLRELAIERGESVESLLQPVRLQVAGHSLALGCILCEDGWSDDYSSKPIHAIQANGPVNFFINISCSPFTLGKNNKRNRIFSRQARESEVPLIYVNNVGLQNNGKTIYTFDGYSTIYNGKGEIIDYCPSFQPALKYIDLDLKKENRKQQPLLDIPDDRDIGSIYRAIRYGIEKFLQTINMNKVVIGVSGGIDSAVSAALYVNVLGPQNVLLVNMPSVFNSQTTKDLAAKLAHNLGCLYTVMPIQDVVNYTVKQISEATVNNLSSGKNEFLQVSSFITENIQARDRSARVLAGIAAAFGGGFTCNANKSELTVGYSTLYGDQAGFLAALADLWKYQVYDIARYINAQVYKRSVIPQETIDIIPSAELSLAQAVDEGKGDPLVYPYHDYLFRSFIEYWNKATPEDILYWYQQGVLEEKIGCEPGIVRKLFPTLDSFIADLEKWWKQYSGIGIAKRIQAPPVLAISRRAYGFDHRESQNGVYFTARYYQLKQQLLSHSNAPTEINTVKRQPSN
- the thiS gene encoding sulfur carrier protein ThiS; its protein translation is MLQINGKAFSLPAGGLSLADYLRQEGYQFNLVALEYNGAIIPKTKYETTLLADGDTVEIVNFVGGG
- a CDS encoding HD domain-containing phosphohydrolase, giving the protein MAIFTPLRIAILFVCVNSFLLYLVNDMLFKTPSGWIYILITTVLLYWLLTQLARAKPSQAGTIESSDSGLSWQQRYEKTIRVQELLRQNKEKIQRQNEYLASLHETTLGLMNRLNLADLLTAIVKRAGELLHTPHGYIYLVEPDQQSIEIKVGVGIYACKAGRRQQLGWGLCGKVWQEGVPLAIADYQLWEHRLPDSMLNVVHSAIGVPLKSGSQVVGVIGLDYIETSRSFGEDEISLLSRFAALASIALDNARLYSAAQADLLQQKASQEALKQAEKKIRRQNSYLSSLHETALSLMNRFELTDLLEAIITRAAVLADTPHGFIALVDSAHKTMTTKAGTGLYADRVGKKIQAAEGLAGTVWLSGQLITVNDYHNWPGCLADTEFDEIQSILGIPLISNSEVVGVIGLAYSENSHCFNKDETEFLNGFAKLASIALNNAQLYNTTQYLSFHDRLTGLYNRAYFEEESHRISTSRFFPIGVIVFDIDGLKLVNDTLGHMIGDEMLKAAADIIRQCFRQSDVIARIGGDEFAVLLPNTTRQIAERGCLRVKNAIPRYNDKHLTFLPLSISIGLAFSKDPTDSLTDLFKEADDYMYREKLQRRQSTRSAIVETLKSALAARDFLTEGHGERLQDLAAKLADHIGLPEQKISDIRLLAQFHDIGKIGISDAILFKPESLTSEEFAEMKRHSEIGYRIAHTSHDLSPIAQGILKHHEWWNGSGYPLGLTGEDIPLECRIIAIADAYDAMTSDRPYRKALTREQALAELEHYADIQFDPYLVEAFISLSL